One genomic window of Cyanobium sp. ATX 6F1 includes the following:
- a CDS encoding DUF3493 domain-containing protein, which produces MAPGPRAPLDPELRQRLLQEARTPWRGLRRALWLAFSASAAVGLATMALRASAGGEVALSDLGIQVGALGLFGLLLWRDRAHDKGKERP; this is translated from the coding sequence ATGGCACCAGGACCCCGGGCACCCTTGGATCCCGAGCTGCGTCAGCGGCTGCTGCAGGAGGCACGCACCCCCTGGCGCGGCCTGCGGCGTGCCCTCTGGCTGGCCTTCAGCGCTTCAGCCGCCGTGGGCCTGGCCACCATGGCGCTGAGGGCGAGCGCGGGCGGAGAGGTGGCCCTCAGCGATCTGGGCATCCAGGTGGGCGCCCTCGGCCTGTTCGGCCTGCTCCTCTGGCGCGATCGAGCTCATGACAAGGGGAAGGAACGTCCCTGA
- the infB gene encoding translation initiation factor IF-2 — MTSSGKVRIYELSRDLGLENRDVLDAAEKLSIGARSHSSSISDDEAVRIRDLIQGGAKSAPRAGSVGAGGPPKAILSVQKAAPAQAASGPSAMAAPTAPVAPVAKPKPPLVMAPPSAPNQPARPAAPAPSAAPAQSAATPAAPVSRKPEIRKPELRTQEPRTQEPRAQEVRKPEIRKSEPPVVRPATSPKPAPPAASAPMPRPAPTSPRPSPPSSRPPAPQRPGAPARPTPVGAGKPQVVGRSQPGPTDGASVGGSQGSGISQRPAPPAGRQPLGQRPSAAPLRPVASSGAPRPAPGRPGAPGRPQPSPLELVGKPIRRDAAGPAGGSRADAPIRAGMPQGMRKPVAPGELMQLQKPGSRPVAAPPRRPGSGEPGYPGEAAPPRPAGVAPAAPPKRPGFRTPQAPGKARRPDWDDSAKLEALRSKSPQKLRTKVHIIGENDDALTAETGGFAGEQEALVLQASLARPAKPRSKAAAAAKPTVAVRKRKKETTRQRQRRRAMELRAAREAKAVRPDMLIVPEGNLTVQELADRLGVESSEIIKSLFFKGISATVTQTLDLSTIETVAEEFGVPVLEDDVQEAAKKTVEMIEDSDLAHLIRRPPVVTVMGHVDHGKTSLLDAIRKTRVAAGEAGGITQHIGAYQVVVPHGGEQRKITFLDTPGHEAFTAMRARGTKVTDVAVLVVAADDGVRPQTLEAISHARAAEVPIVVAINKIDKEGASPERVMQELSGLELVAEDWGGNTVMVPVSALKGQNIDKLLEMILLVTEVEDLQANPDRMAKGTVIEAHLDKAKGPVATLLIQNGTLRAGDVLAAGPVLGKVRAMVDDTGKRLKEAGPSFAVEALGFSEVPTAGDEFEVYPDEKTARSVVGERATDARATRLAQQMASRRVSLTSMSGQVKEGDLKELNLILKADVQGSVEAILGSLEQLPKDEVQVRVLLSAPGEITETDVDLAAASGAVIVGFNTSMAPGAKRAADATGVDVRDYDVIYKLLEDIQLAMEGLLEPELVEESLGEAEVRVVFNIGKSAVAGCYVTTGKLQRNAKVRVHRGKEIVYQGDLDSLRRNKDDVKEVATGFECGIGCDRFANWQEGDRVEAYKLVTQRRTLSS; from the coding sequence TCCTCCCAAGGCGATCCTCTCCGTGCAAAAGGCTGCCCCGGCCCAGGCGGCCAGCGGCCCCAGCGCCATGGCGGCCCCCACCGCGCCCGTGGCACCGGTGGCGAAGCCCAAGCCGCCACTGGTGATGGCGCCCCCTTCGGCCCCAAACCAACCGGCCCGCCCGGCGGCACCGGCCCCATCAGCGGCTCCCGCCCAGAGCGCAGCGACACCGGCAGCCCCCGTCAGCCGCAAACCGGAGATCCGCAAGCCCGAGCTGCGGACCCAGGAGCCAAGGACTCAGGAGCCACGGGCTCAGGAGGTGCGCAAGCCCGAGATCCGCAAGAGCGAACCGCCGGTGGTGCGACCCGCCACCAGCCCCAAGCCCGCTCCTCCCGCCGCCAGCGCACCGATGCCCCGGCCGGCCCCCACCTCCCCGCGGCCAAGCCCGCCGTCCTCCCGCCCGCCAGCGCCCCAGCGCCCTGGCGCCCCGGCCCGCCCCACCCCCGTGGGTGCCGGCAAACCGCAGGTGGTCGGCCGCAGCCAGCCTGGTCCAACGGACGGTGCGAGCGTTGGCGGCAGCCAAGGCAGTGGCATCAGCCAGCGCCCCGCACCCCCCGCCGGCCGCCAGCCCCTGGGCCAGCGCCCCAGCGCAGCGCCCCTGCGCCCCGTGGCCTCCAGCGGCGCCCCCCGCCCCGCACCGGGTCGCCCCGGTGCCCCCGGTCGGCCCCAGCCCAGCCCCCTGGAGCTGGTGGGCAAACCGATCCGCCGCGACGCGGCCGGCCCCGCCGGTGGCAGCAGAGCGGACGCCCCGATCAGGGCAGGCATGCCCCAGGGCATGCGCAAACCGGTGGCCCCTGGCGAGCTGATGCAGCTGCAGAAGCCCGGCAGCCGTCCTGTGGCCGCCCCGCCCCGTCGCCCAGGCAGTGGCGAACCTGGCTACCCCGGTGAAGCCGCTCCGCCGCGGCCCGCCGGTGTGGCTCCGGCGGCGCCGCCCAAGCGCCCCGGCTTCCGCACGCCCCAGGCCCCTGGCAAGGCCCGACGTCCCGATTGGGACGACAGCGCCAAGCTCGAGGCCCTGCGCAGCAAGTCGCCCCAGAAACTGCGCACCAAGGTGCACATCATCGGCGAGAACGACGATGCGCTCACCGCCGAAACCGGTGGCTTCGCCGGTGAGCAGGAAGCGCTCGTGCTCCAGGCCAGCCTGGCCCGACCGGCCAAACCCCGCAGCAAGGCCGCCGCCGCCGCCAAGCCCACGGTGGCGGTGCGCAAACGCAAGAAGGAAACCACACGCCAGCGCCAGCGCCGCCGGGCCATGGAACTGCGGGCGGCCCGCGAGGCCAAGGCGGTGCGGCCCGACATGCTGATCGTGCCGGAGGGCAACCTCACGGTGCAGGAGCTGGCCGACCGCCTCGGCGTCGAGAGCTCCGAGATCATCAAATCGCTGTTCTTCAAGGGCATCAGCGCCACCGTCACCCAGACCCTCGATCTCTCCACGATCGAGACCGTGGCTGAGGAATTCGGCGTGCCGGTGCTCGAAGACGACGTCCAGGAAGCCGCCAAGAAGACGGTGGAAATGATCGAGGACAGCGACCTCGCGCACCTGATCCGCCGGCCGCCGGTGGTCACGGTGATGGGTCACGTCGACCACGGCAAGACCAGCCTGCTCGATGCCATCCGCAAGACCCGCGTGGCTGCGGGGGAAGCCGGTGGGATCACCCAGCACATCGGTGCCTACCAGGTGGTGGTGCCCCACGGCGGCGAACAGCGCAAGATCACCTTCCTCGACACCCCTGGCCACGAGGCGTTCACCGCCATGCGCGCCCGGGGCACCAAGGTCACCGACGTGGCTGTGCTGGTGGTGGCCGCCGACGACGGCGTTCGCCCCCAGACCCTGGAAGCGATCAGCCACGCCCGCGCCGCCGAGGTGCCGATCGTGGTGGCGATCAACAAGATCGACAAGGAGGGCGCCTCGCCCGAGCGGGTGATGCAGGAGCTCTCCGGCCTCGAGCTGGTGGCCGAAGACTGGGGTGGCAACACCGTGATGGTGCCTGTGAGCGCCCTCAAAGGGCAGAACATCGACAAGCTGCTGGAGATGATCCTGTTGGTCACCGAGGTCGAAGACCTCCAGGCCAACCCCGACCGGATGGCCAAGGGCACCGTGATCGAAGCCCACCTCGACAAGGCCAAGGGCCCGGTGGCCACGCTGCTGATCCAGAACGGCACCCTGCGGGCGGGTGACGTCCTGGCGGCCGGTCCGGTGCTCGGCAAGGTGCGGGCCATGGTCGACGACACCGGCAAACGCTTGAAGGAGGCCGGCCCCTCCTTCGCCGTGGAAGCCCTGGGCTTCAGCGAAGTGCCCACCGCCGGCGACGAGTTCGAGGTCTACCCCGACGAGAAGACCGCCCGCTCGGTGGTGGGCGAACGGGCCACGGACGCCCGGGCCACACGCCTCGCCCAGCAGATGGCCTCCCGCCGGGTGTCGCTCACCTCCATGTCCGGTCAGGTCAAAGAAGGGGACCTCAAGGAGCTCAACTTGATCCTCAAGGCCGATGTGCAGGGCAGCGTCGAGGCGATCCTTGGTTCGCTCGAGCAACTGCCCAAGGACGAGGTGCAGGTGCGGGTGCTGCTCTCCGCCCCGGGCGAGATCACCGAAACCGACGTCGATCTGGCGGCCGCCTCCGGCGCCGTGATCGTGGGCTTCAACACCTCGATGGCGCCTGGTGCCAAGCGGGCCGCCGACGCCACGGGCGTCGACGTGCGCGACTACGACGTCATCTACAAACTGCTCGAGGACATCCAGCTGGCCATGGAGGGTCTGCTGGAGCCCGAGTTGGTGGAGGAGTCCCTGGGCGAAGCCGAGGTGCGGGTCGTGTTCAACATCGGCAAGAGCGCCGTGGCCGGCTGCTACGTCACCACCGGCAAGCTGCAACGCAACGCCAAGGTGCGGGTTCACCGCGGCAAGGAGATCGTCTACCAGGGCGACCTCGACTCCCTGCGCCGCAACAAGGACGACGTCAAGGAGGTGGCCACGGGCTTCGAATGCGGCATCGGCTGCGATCGCTTCGCCAACTGGCAGGAGGGCGACCGGGTGGAGGCCTACAAGCTCGTCACCCAGCGCCGCACGCTCAGCAGCTGA
- a CDS encoding low-complexity tail membrane protein, with translation MTPRSEALLWIQLLGLAALPLEVLLLLVLLAGADPGPVPALERLLVWGLGALLPAVLLWKRPPDLWSLVLVQVPLRGRRPLQQRLSALQAGLGLQLSRAAGAALLLPLTWWADQQAGLATGLSPFAASGRLVVLLLSVPLLALMLWQWQQLVQALRLLSLDQALVDGATPLSLAQLEQSRLSLGLPLLLFDPLRDKEPAAAEGSREHHNVQPDAPALESGSESADDPLASETQGPSALEASVLEAQDSAGVEANAGEDAEIQIAQADELSAQITDGAEASPGTDQETEGPANEPGEANPLG, from the coding sequence GTGACCCCCCGGAGCGAAGCGCTGCTCTGGATCCAGTTGCTGGGCCTGGCGGCCCTGCCCCTGGAGGTGCTGCTGCTGCTGGTCCTGCTGGCCGGGGCCGATCCTGGGCCGGTTCCCGCGCTCGAGCGTTTGCTGGTCTGGGGGCTGGGCGCCCTGCTGCCGGCGGTGCTGCTCTGGAAACGGCCTCCGGATCTGTGGTCGCTGGTGCTGGTGCAGGTGCCGCTGCGGGGACGCCGGCCCCTGCAGCAGCGGCTGAGCGCCCTGCAAGCGGGGCTGGGGCTCCAGCTCTCCAGGGCCGCGGGAGCCGCCCTGCTGCTGCCCCTCACCTGGTGGGCCGATCAGCAGGCTGGCCTCGCCACCGGCCTTTCGCCCTTCGCTGCCAGTGGCCGGCTGGTGGTGTTGCTGCTCAGCGTGCCGCTGCTGGCGCTGATGCTGTGGCAATGGCAGCAGCTGGTGCAGGCCCTGCGCCTGCTCAGCCTCGATCAGGCCCTGGTCGACGGGGCCACACCGCTGAGCCTGGCCCAGCTGGAGCAGAGCCGCCTGAGCCTGGGGCTGCCCTTGTTGCTGTTTGATCCCCTGCGCGACAAAGAACCAGCCGCTGCTGAGGGTTCCCGTGAACACCACAACGTTCAGCCGGACGCACCGGCACTGGAATCTGGATCCGAATCAGCCGACGACCCACTGGCGAGCGAAACCCAGGGGCCAAGCGCGCTCGAAGCAAGTGTCCTGGAGGCCCAGGATTCTGCTGGAGTCGAGGCCAATGCAGGCGAGGACGCTGAAATCCAGATCGCCCAAGCCGATGAGCTCTCAGCTCAGATCACCGATGGGGCCGAAGCAAGCCCAGGGACAGATCAAGAAACCGAGGGGCCGGCCAACGAGCCGGGGGAAGCAAACCCCCTGGGCTAA